A DNA window from Stenotrophomonas sp. 57 contains the following coding sequences:
- a CDS encoding SufE family protein codes for MTDSPFPLEPTAAEAQTAIAEEFGFFGDWSERYQYLIDLGRKLPAFPDEWKTEEHRLLGCQSMVWIVPEGNAQSLRFHAISDSAIVSGLIFLALRVYSGRSAQEILDTEPSYIQDIGLARHLSPTRSNGVAAMLAFIRETAQAQLQRDPS; via the coding sequence GTGACCGACTCCCCGTTCCCGCTTGAACCCACCGCCGCCGAGGCCCAGACCGCCATCGCCGAGGAATTCGGCTTCTTCGGCGACTGGTCCGAGCGCTACCAGTACCTGATCGACCTCGGCCGCAAGCTGCCCGCCTTCCCGGACGAATGGAAGACCGAAGAGCACCGCCTGCTGGGCTGCCAGTCGATGGTCTGGATCGTGCCGGAAGGCAACGCGCAGTCGCTGCGCTTCCACGCCATCAGCGACTCGGCGATCGTCTCCGGACTGATCTTCCTGGCCCTGCGCGTGTACTCCGGGCGCTCGGCACAGGAAATCCTGGATACCGAGCCCAGCTACATCCAGGACATCGGGCTGGCCCGCCATCTGTCACCCACCCGCAGCAACGGCGTGGCGGCGATGCTGGCCTTCATCCGCGAGACCGCGCAGGCCCAGCTGCAGCGCGATCCGTCGTGA
- a CDS encoding MFS transporter has product MSEPATAEDTALGLLSRPGFAKLLAYRIFAMLSYQVVAVTVGWHIYEVTRNPFSLGLVGLAEVLPFFCVAPFAGYLVDHLPRRRLGMVACTGLIATALVLTGVATGWLPFEGVWPIYAAIALTGMVRAFLSPIYNALFARVLARDQFARGAGLGAVVFQAGMVAGPALGGVLVGFGGKGLSYAVATGFALVAMACLATLKVEEPVHTGPAAPIFKSIAEGARFVVGNRIMVGAMALDMFSVLLGGVVAMLPAFLHEILHHGPEGLGILRAMPALGSVCVGLWLARHPLHRNAGRVLLFAVAGFGLCVIGFGLSQHFWLSALILLFYGAFDGVSVVIRSTILQLATPEEMRGRVSSINGIFISSSNELGAFYAGTMARLLGLVPAVVLGGFAVLSVAGITAWKNPTLRKLNLRDLQ; this is encoded by the coding sequence GTGAGCGAGCCTGCCACAGCCGAAGACACCGCGCTGGGCCTGCTGTCCCGGCCCGGTTTCGCCAAGCTGCTGGCCTACCGCATCTTCGCGATGCTGTCCTACCAGGTGGTTGCGGTCACCGTCGGCTGGCACATCTACGAAGTCACCCGCAATCCGTTCTCGCTGGGCCTGGTCGGCCTGGCCGAGGTACTGCCGTTCTTCTGCGTGGCGCCGTTCGCCGGCTATCTGGTCGACCACCTGCCGCGCCGCCGGCTGGGCATGGTCGCCTGTACCGGGCTGATCGCCACGGCGCTGGTGCTGACCGGCGTTGCCACCGGGTGGCTGCCGTTTGAAGGGGTGTGGCCGATCTATGCGGCCATCGCCCTGACCGGCATGGTCCGTGCGTTCCTCTCGCCCATCTACAACGCGCTGTTCGCCCGCGTGCTGGCGCGCGACCAGTTCGCACGTGGCGCCGGGCTCGGCGCCGTGGTGTTCCAGGCCGGCATGGTCGCCGGCCCGGCGCTGGGCGGCGTGCTGGTCGGCTTCGGCGGCAAGGGCCTGTCCTACGCGGTGGCCACGGGCTTCGCGCTGGTGGCGATGGCCTGCCTGGCCACGCTGAAGGTGGAAGAACCGGTGCATACCGGCCCGGCCGCCCCGATCTTCAAGAGCATCGCTGAAGGCGCGCGCTTCGTGGTCGGCAACCGGATCATGGTCGGGGCGATGGCACTGGACATGTTCTCGGTGCTGCTGGGCGGCGTGGTGGCGATGCTGCCGGCGTTCCTGCACGAAATCCTGCACCACGGCCCGGAAGGCCTGGGCATCCTGCGCGCGATGCCGGCGCTCGGTTCGGTGTGCGTGGGCCTGTGGCTGGCGCGCCACCCGCTGCACCGCAATGCCGGCCGCGTGCTGCTGTTCGCGGTGGCGGGGTTCGGCCTGTGCGTGATCGGCTTCGGGCTGTCGCAGCACTTCTGGCTGTCGGCGCTGATCCTGCTGTTCTACGGGGCGTTCGACGGCGTGTCGGTGGTGATCCGCTCGACCATCCTGCAGCTGGCCACGCCGGAGGAAATGCGCGGGCGGGTATCGTCGATCAACGGCATCTTCATCAGTTCGTCCAACGAGCTGGGCGCGTTCTATGCCGGCACCATGGCCCGTCTGCTGGGACTGGTACCGGCGGTGGTGCTGGGTGGGTTCGCGGTGCTGAGCGTGGCCGGGATCACCGCGTGGAAGAACCCGACGCTGCGGAAACTGAATCTTCGCGACCTGCAGTGA
- the dksA gene encoding RNA polymerase-binding protein DksA → MAAKKTAKKAATAAKKTAKPVVKKLAAKPVARKPASKPATKAASSQPAARKATAKKAPVKATKPVAKKAAAPAKAKPAAASKKAPVVKKAASKAAPVKKAAAKPVAKKAAAKPAPKAALTKAAAKPVAKPVAKKVATAKPVATPAAVKKVAKNVAAPAAKSAPAPVVKSAPKPAAKPAPAKPVPAKTVAVAAAQPAPKPAPAAAPAASKAPQSKNPVPVSKSPAKTAVKSDSAPKTVSRPVGKVAVAVAARSAAPAPRSKYKVVEYKTDEATGRPILPAGYKPSSEEEYMSSLQQEYFRQRLQNWRADLVEESKQTIENLREEVRDIGDEAERATRETENSLELRTRDRYRKLIGKIDSTLKRLEAGDYGYCVDTGEEIGLERLEARLTAERTIDAQERWEHLQKQQGD, encoded by the coding sequence GTGGCTGCTAAAAAAACTGCAAAGAAGGCCGCAACGGCCGCCAAGAAAACCGCCAAGCCTGTTGTGAAGAAGTTGGCGGCAAAGCCCGTTGCCAGGAAACCGGCCAGCAAGCCGGCGACCAAGGCAGCGTCCTCGCAACCGGCGGCCAGGAAGGCCACCGCAAAGAAGGCGCCGGTCAAGGCAACCAAGCCGGTGGCGAAGAAGGCCGCTGCGCCCGCCAAGGCCAAGCCTGCCGCTGCCAGCAAGAAGGCGCCGGTGGTGAAGAAGGCCGCCAGCAAGGCCGCGCCGGTCAAGAAGGCTGCCGCCAAGCCGGTGGCGAAGAAGGCAGCGGCCAAGCCGGCGCCGAAGGCGGCGTTGACGAAGGCGGCGGCCAAGCCGGTCGCCAAGCCCGTAGCAAAGAAGGTCGCTACGGCTAAACCGGTCGCCACGCCTGCCGCTGTAAAGAAGGTTGCCAAGAATGTTGCCGCGCCGGCCGCGAAGTCGGCCCCGGCCCCAGTAGTGAAGTCCGCACCGAAGCCTGCTGCCAAGCCGGCTCCGGCCAAGCCTGTCCCGGCCAAGACCGTGGCAGTGGCGGCAGCCCAACCGGCCCCAAAGCCGGCCCCGGCCGCCGCTCCTGCCGCTTCGAAGGCCCCGCAATCCAAGAATCCCGTGCCCGTTTCGAAATCGCCTGCCAAAACCGCCGTGAAATCCGATTCCGCCCCGAAGACCGTGTCGCGCCCTGTCGGCAAGGTTGCCGTGGCCGTCGCCGCCCGCTCGGCGGCACCGGCCCCGCGCAGCAAGTACAAGGTGGTCGAGTACAAGACCGACGAGGCCACCGGCCGCCCGATCCTGCCGGCTGGCTACAAGCCGTCCTCGGAAGAGGAATACATGAGCTCGCTGCAGCAGGAGTACTTCCGCCAGCGCCTGCAGAACTGGCGTGCGGACCTGGTGGAGGAGTCCAAGCAGACCATCGAGAACCTGCGCGAGGAAGTGCGTGACATCGGCGATGAAGCCGAGCGTGCGACCCGCGAGACCGAGAACTCGCTGGAACTGCGTACCCGCGACCGCTACCGCAAGCTGATCGGCAAGATCGACAGCACCCTGAAGCGCCTGGAAGCGGGCGACTACGGCTACTGCGTCGACACCGGTGAAGAAATCGGCCTGGAGCGCCTCGAAGCGCGCCTGACCGCCGAGCGCACCATCGACGCCCAGGAGCGTTGGGAGCACTTGCAGAAGCAGCAGGGCGACTGA
- the yidD gene encoding membrane protein insertion efficiency factor YidD — MISRLLIALLRFYKRFISPLLGPRCRFVPSCSEYAMDAISRHGPLRGSWLAARRLGRCHPFHPGGFDPVPESTHAPSCRCTGKH, encoded by the coding sequence GTGATCTCGCGCCTGCTCATTGCCCTGCTGCGCTTCTACAAGCGCTTCATCAGCCCCCTGCTGGGGCCGCGTTGCCGTTTCGTGCCGAGCTGTTCTGAATACGCGATGGATGCCATCTCCCGACACGGTCCGCTGCGTGGCAGCTGGCTGGCTGCGCGCCGGCTGGGCCGCTGCCATCCGTTCCATCCCGGCGGCTTCGACCCGGTACCCGAATCCACCCACGCCCCCTCTTGCCGTTGCACAGGAAAACACTGA
- a CDS encoding dihydroorotase: MSSTLITNARMVNEGRTFDGDLRIENGRIAQIGSGLTPRDGEQVVDAAGRWLLPGMIDDQVHFREPGLTHKGDIASESAAAVAGGLTSFMDMPNTNPPTLDSTILEAKYELARGRAWANYGFYHGASNDNLDAIRALDPKKAPGVKVFMGASTGNMLVDNPETLDAIFRECPTPIITHCEDTPMIDANLKAFQEKYGDALTPDMHPDIRSREACIKSTRLAMSLARKHGTRLHVLHISTADELALFEKGPLIRADGSRKQITAETCVHFLHFARPDYATKGNLIKCNPAIKEVSDREAITAALADDVLDVLATDHAPHTWEEKQKPYAQAPSGLPLVQYALVAALERVHEGKLTREQVVQKFAHAPAQLFDVEERGFLREGYFADLVLVEDVPFTVKREDVLSKCGWSPFEGTTFRSRIASTWVNGQLVWDGSKLVGEPAGQRMTYDR; the protein is encoded by the coding sequence ATGTCCTCCACCCTCATCACCAACGCCCGGATGGTCAACGAAGGCCGCACCTTCGACGGCGACCTGCGCATCGAGAACGGCCGCATCGCGCAGATCGGCAGCGGGCTGACGCCGCGCGACGGCGAGCAGGTGGTGGACGCGGCCGGGCGCTGGCTGCTGCCCGGCATGATCGACGACCAGGTACATTTCCGCGAACCGGGCCTGACCCACAAGGGCGACATCGCCAGCGAATCGGCGGCGGCCGTGGCCGGTGGCCTGACCAGCTTCATGGACATGCCCAACACCAATCCGCCGACGCTGGATTCGACCATCCTTGAGGCCAAGTACGAACTGGCGCGCGGCCGCGCCTGGGCCAACTACGGCTTCTACCACGGCGCCAGCAATGACAACCTGGACGCGATCCGTGCGCTGGACCCGAAGAAGGCCCCGGGCGTGAAGGTGTTCATGGGTGCGTCCACCGGCAACATGCTGGTGGACAACCCGGAAACGCTGGACGCGATCTTCCGCGAATGCCCGACCCCGATCATCACGCACTGCGAAGACACGCCGATGATCGATGCCAACCTGAAGGCCTTCCAGGAAAAGTACGGTGATGCCCTGACGCCGGACATGCACCCGGACATCCGTTCGCGCGAAGCCTGCATCAAATCCACTCGCCTGGCCATGTCGCTGGCACGCAAGCACGGCACCCGCCTGCACGTGCTGCACATCTCCACTGCCGATGAGCTGGCGCTGTTCGAGAAGGGCCCCCTGATCCGCGCTGACGGCAGCCGCAAGCAGATCACCGCCGAGACCTGCGTTCACTTCCTGCACTTCGCGCGCCCGGATTACGCGACCAAGGGCAACCTGATCAAGTGCAACCCGGCGATCAAGGAAGTATCCGACCGCGAGGCGATCACCGCCGCGCTGGCCGACGACGTGCTGGACGTGCTGGCCACCGACCACGCGCCGCATACCTGGGAAGAGAAGCAGAAGCCCTACGCTCAGGCGCCGTCGGGCCTGCCGCTGGTGCAGTACGCACTGGTGGCCGCGCTGGAGCGCGTGCACGAAGGCAAGCTGACCCGCGAGCAGGTGGTGCAGAAGTTCGCGCACGCACCGGCACAGCTGTTCGACGTGGAAGAGCGCGGCTTCCTGCGCGAAGGCTACTTCGCCGACCTGGTGCTGGTCGAAGACGTGCCGTTCACGGTCAAGCGCGAAGACGTGCTGTCCAAGTGTGGCTGGTCACCGTTTGAAGGCACGACCTTCCGTTCGCGCATCGCCTCCACCTGGGTCAACGGCCAGCTGGTGTGGGACGGCAGCAAACTGGTCGGCGAGCCGGCCGGCCAGCGCATGACCTACGACCGCTGA
- a CDS encoding M23 family metallopeptidase, giving the protein MRAALLTGALLLAAPLLCTPSASAQDAIGSLIDSRVVFPASASQGALVIGKVPAGSRVQYAGRQLRVSNYGSVVFGIGRDEKGPLRVQVQRADGGSETVTIAVTPRDWPTERVNGVPPKTVNPPPAIAERIKREQAQVTAARARDDDRTDFTQTFIWPVQGRISGRFGNARVYNGQPGAGHSGMDIAVPTGTPVKAPAAGVVTFAGPDLYLTGGTLLLDHGFGVSSNFLHLSRIDVKVGDRVEQGQVIAAVGATGRATGPHLHWGMNWFDTRIDPLLVLERK; this is encoded by the coding sequence ATGCGCGCGGCTCTCCTGACCGGAGCGCTGCTGCTGGCGGCGCCCCTGCTCTGCACACCTTCGGCAAGCGCGCAGGATGCCATCGGCAGCCTGATCGACAGCCGCGTGGTGTTTCCGGCCAGCGCGTCGCAGGGCGCACTGGTGATCGGCAAGGTGCCCGCTGGCAGCCGCGTGCAGTACGCCGGCCGCCAGCTGCGGGTGAGCAACTACGGCAGCGTGGTGTTCGGCATCGGCCGCGACGAGAAGGGTCCGTTGCGCGTGCAGGTGCAGCGCGCCGACGGTGGCAGCGAAACCGTGACCATCGCGGTGACGCCGCGTGACTGGCCGACCGAGCGGGTCAACGGCGTGCCGCCGAAGACGGTCAATCCGCCGCCGGCGATCGCCGAGCGGATCAAGCGCGAACAGGCGCAGGTGACCGCCGCGCGCGCGCGCGATGACGACCGCACCGACTTCACCCAGACCTTCATCTGGCCGGTGCAGGGTCGCATCAGCGGCCGCTTCGGCAATGCGCGCGTGTACAACGGCCAGCCCGGTGCCGGCCATTCCGGCATGGACATCGCGGTGCCGACCGGCACCCCGGTGAAGGCACCAGCGGCCGGCGTCGTCACCTTCGCCGGCCCGGACCTGTACCTGACCGGCGGCACGCTGCTGCTCGACCACGGCTTCGGCGTCAGTTCCAACTTCCTGCACCTGTCGCGCATCGACGTGAAGGTGGGCGACCGTGTGGAACAGGGCCAGGTGATCGCCGCGGTCGGCGCCACCGGTCGTGCCACTGGCCCGCACCTGCACTGGGGCATGAACTGGTTCGACACCCGTATCGACCCGCTGCTGGTGCTGGAGCGGAAGTAA
- a CDS encoding squalene/phytoene synthase family protein: MSSTALDSFLDKWRSRWPEWSVAAPFVAESQRELAVAWFALLQEFDDMLNTSGDPLPADAKLAWWGEELRSWASHRSRHPLGRLLEPVRAPWAQLAEALPDLVEARTVALDAASAERALANYADAVAAVEAVLFNDTPRTGAGRAVQLQTLAQRLQDAGVAGVPRSLLDEDSSTAAQRWAQYLLKGWGSRVPGPRPRRVWSSLARARVAAQAAGKPIEATPVRTLLRVWWAARG, translated from the coding sequence GTGAGCAGTACCGCGCTGGACAGTTTCCTCGACAAGTGGCGCAGCCGCTGGCCGGAATGGTCGGTGGCCGCCCCGTTCGTGGCCGAATCGCAACGCGAGCTTGCCGTGGCGTGGTTCGCGCTGCTGCAGGAATTCGACGACATGCTCAACACCAGTGGCGACCCGCTGCCGGCCGATGCCAAGCTGGCCTGGTGGGGCGAGGAGCTGCGCAGCTGGGCTTCGCACCGGTCGCGCCACCCGTTGGGTCGTTTGCTGGAGCCGGTGCGTGCGCCGTGGGCGCAGCTGGCCGAAGCCCTGCCGGATCTGGTCGAAGCGCGCACGGTCGCGCTGGATGCGGCCAGCGCCGAGCGCGCGCTGGCCAACTACGCCGACGCGGTCGCCGCGGTGGAAGCGGTGCTGTTCAACGACACGCCGCGCACCGGCGCCGGCCGTGCCGTGCAGCTGCAGACCCTGGCGCAGCGCCTGCAGGACGCCGGCGTGGCCGGTGTGCCGCGCAGCCTGCTGGATGAGGATTCCAGCACCGCCGCGCAGCGCTGGGCGCAGTACCTGCTGAAGGGATGGGGCAGCCGCGTACCCGGGCCGCGCCCGCGCCGCGTGTGGTCCAGCCTGGCGCGCGCCCGCGTGGCGGCGCAGGCCGCAGGCAAGCCGATCGAAGCCACCCCGGTGCGCACCCTGCTGCGCGTGTGGTGGGCTGCGCGCGGTTGA
- a CDS encoding phosphoglycolate phosphatase, producing MTSAGFPRAVLFDLDGTLLDSAPDFVATCDAMLAERGRAPIDPALLRPVVSKGSRAMVSAAFPELDTAARDALIPEFLQRYEALIGQHAVLFDGVADMLAALDAAGTVWGIVTNKPEYLARLIVPQYGWQQRCAVLVGGDSLAERKPHPLPLLHAAQAIGIAAEDCVYVGDDERDIIAARAAVMPSVAALWGYRLHSDDPLAWQADVLVENAGLLQLASLWPTRPATPAQP from the coding sequence ATGACCTCCGCCGGTTTCCCGCGTGCGGTGCTGTTCGACCTGGACGGCACGTTGCTGGACAGTGCGCCGGACTTCGTCGCCACCTGTGATGCGATGCTGGCCGAGCGTGGCCGTGCGCCGATCGATCCGGCGCTGCTGCGCCCGGTGGTGTCCAAGGGCTCGCGTGCGATGGTCTCGGCAGCCTTCCCCGAACTGGACACGGCGGCGCGTGATGCGCTGATTCCGGAGTTCCTGCAGCGCTACGAGGCGTTGATCGGGCAGCACGCGGTACTGTTCGATGGCGTTGCAGACATGCTTGCTGCACTGGATGCCGCCGGTACGGTGTGGGGAATCGTCACCAACAAGCCGGAGTACCTGGCGCGGCTGATCGTGCCGCAGTACGGCTGGCAGCAGCGCTGTGCGGTGCTGGTGGGCGGCGACAGCCTGGCCGAGCGCAAGCCGCATCCGCTGCCGCTGCTGCACGCTGCGCAGGCCATCGGCATTGCTGCCGAGGACTGCGTGTACGTGGGCGACGACGAGCGCGACATCATCGCCGCACGCGCTGCCGTCATGCCGTCGGTGGCGGCGCTGTGGGGTTACCGCCTGCACAGCGACGACCCCCTGGCCTGGCAGGCCGACGTGCTGGTCGAGAACGCCGGGCTTCTGCAACTGGCCAGCCTCTGGCCGACCCGGCCGGCAACCCCGGCCCAGCCGTAA